The genomic window CGGATCGAGACGACGAGGCCGTCAAAGAGCGCGTCCAGCAGTACTGGAACGACCGCGCGGAATCGTACGACGGAGACAGCCACCACGCCGTACACGGCGACGAGCAGCGCGACGCCTGGCTGTCGATCCTTCGGGACTGGTTCGGTGACGGTGACCCACCCCAGCGGGTTCTCGACGTCGGCTGTGGAACCGGCGTCATCTCGCTGTTGCTGGCCGAACTCGGTCACGACGTCTCCGGCGTCGACCTCTCGACGGACATGCTCGAGCGCGCTCGAGCGAAAGCCGACGAACGGGACCTGTCGGTCGAGTTCCGAAACGGGGACGCGGAATCGATCTCGGATCCCGAGAACGCATACGACACGCTGACGGCTCGGCACCTCGTCTGGACGCTGCCGAACCCGTCGGCGGCGCTTCGGGAGTGGCAACGGGTCGTCCGTCCGGGCGGCCGGATCGTCTTGATCGAGGGCCACTGGGACTTCGAGGAACCGTTCGACGGCTATCAAGAGATCCACGACGAGTTACCGCTGTACGACGG from Natrinema versiforme includes these protein-coding regions:
- a CDS encoding class I SAM-dependent methyltransferase, whose protein sequence is MTDRDDEAVKERVQQYWNDRAESYDGDSHHAVHGDEQRDAWLSILRDWFGDGDPPQRVLDVGCGTGVISLLLAELGHDVSGVDLSTDMLERARAKADERDLSVEFRNGDAESISDPENAYDTLTARHLVWTLPNPSAALREWQRVVRPGGRIVLIEGHWDFEEPFDGYQEIHDELPLYDGRPPEALVDILEEHGLERVEYEPLMESVLWGEEPNYEQYVVAGDVPE